From Populus trichocarpa isolate Nisqually-1 chromosome 19, P.trichocarpa_v4.1, whole genome shotgun sequence, a single genomic window includes:
- the LOC18108592 gene encoding uncharacterized protein LOC18108592, whose amino-acid sequence MVCFCFLVDQTRKVRRSKPAAGICSRCGGGASVADMKTCTRFCYVPFYWKSWRAIMCTFCGAVLKSYH is encoded by the coding sequence AtggtttgcttttgttttcttgttgatCAGACCCGGAAGGTGAGAAGAAGCAAGCCGGCAGCCGGAATTTGTTCAAGGTGTGGTGGTGGAGCAAGTGTAGCTGATATGAAAACTTGTACAAGATTTTGCTATGTGCCATTTTATTGGAAATCTTGGAGAGCTATCATGTGTACTTTCTGTGGAGCTGTACTCAAATCTTACCActga